Genomic DNA from Thermotoga petrophila RKU-1:
CCTGTGTGTTATCATATCACTGAGGAGGGATCGTATGAAGAAAGCAGCGATCATCACTATCGGAAGTGAACTGCTGGAAGGTTTGATACTCAACAAAAACGCACAGTTTCTCTGCCAGGAATTGAAGAATCTGGGATATAGAGTTGTCAAGGTATCAACGGTAGGAGATGATTTGATCTCCATCTCAGAAGAAGTGAAAACCCTCCTTCTCAAGGTCGATCTACTCATCCTCACAGGAGGACTCGGCCCCACACAGGACGATCTCACCCGGGATGCAGTCGCAAAAGTGCTGAACAGGAGTCTCAAACTCAATGAAGAACTCCTCTCGAAGATAAAAGAGAAGATAAAAAAATACCATTCTGAAATACCGCAGAACATTGAAAGACAGGCTTTAGTAATAGACGGTGCCGAAGTTCTGGACAACCCTGTGGGAAGTGCTCCAGGACAACTCCTCACTGTGGATGGGAAAATCGTGATTCTCCTGCCGGGACCTCCCAGAGAGCTGATCCCCATGTTCAACGCACTGAAAGATCGATTGAGAACTCCAGATGCCCTGTATCAGGTTGTTTTGAAATACTACAGCATTCCCGAAGCCGTTCTCGAAGATCTTTTGAAAGATATTCTTTACTCCCAGAACATAGTGGAAGTAGCCACCATGGCCGATCATGTAGAAGGAGTACGACTCAGATTGACCACCCATATGAAGAACAAAGAATATCTGGACGAGATGGTGAAAAAGATTCTCGATAAGACTGGCGAACACCTCTACGGTGTAAACGACGAAAAGATGGAAGAAGTCGTGGTTAGACTCCTGAAAGACAGGAAAAAAACGCTCGCCGTTGCAGAATCCTGCACGGGTGGCATGCTCTCATCTTTGGTGGTGAACGTCCCTGGGGCCTCAGAGGTTTTTGCCGGTGGTGTGGTGGCGTACAGCAACGATCTGAAAAAACACATCCTCGGTGTTAGAGAAGACACTCTCAGAAAACACGGTGCAGTGAGCAAAGAATGTGTGCAGGAGATGACGGAGGGTCTTAAAAAACTCACCGGAGCGGATATCTGTGTCTCCATCTCCGGAATAGCGGGCCCATCAGGTGGTACTCCGGAGAAACCTGTGGGGACGGTTTTCATAGATATCTTCGAACATGAACACATCACTATGAGGTATAATTTTACAGGCGATCGTAACACGATAAGAACCAGATCCGCCATGATGGCCCTGGAAAACCTCAGAAAATACTTGAAGGGGCGTGAAAAAGTATGATGGAAGAATATCTCGGAGTGTTTGTCGATGAGACAAAAGAATACCTTCAGAATCTGAACGATACCCTCCTCGAACTGGAGAAAAACCCCGAGGATATGGAGCTCATAAACGAAGCGTTCAGGGATCTTCATACCCTAAAGGGAATGGCAGGTACAATGGGGTTTTCCAGTATGGCGAAGCTCTGCCATACCTTAGAAAACATCCTCGATAAAGCCAGAAACGGCGAGATAAAGATAACTTCTGATCTCCTCGACAAGATTTTCGCGGGGGTCGACATGATAACCAGAATGGTTGATAAGATCGTCTCCGAGGGAAGTGACGACATCGGAGAAAACATAGATGTGTTTTCGGACACCATAAAAAGCTTTGTTTCATCGGGAAAAAAGGAAGCCTCAGAGATTGAAAGTGAAACGGAAACAAAGGGTGAGGAAGAACACAAAGGAGAATCAACAAGCAATGAAGAAGCCATGGTTCTTCCTGAAGAAGTCGTCCACGTTCTTCAGGAAGCGAGAAACAAGGGCTTCAAAACGTTCTATATTAAAGTAATTCTCAAAGAAGGAACACAACTGAAATCCGCCAGGATTTACCTCGTTTTCCACAAGCTTGAAGAACTGAAGTGTGAAGTTGTAAGAACGGTTCCTTCGGTTGAAGAGATAGAAGAAGAGAAATTCGAAAACGAAGTGGAACTCTTCGTCATCTCTCCTGTAGATCTGGAGAAACTTTCTGAAGCTCTGTCGAGCATCGCCGACATAGAGAAGGTAATAATCAAAGAAGTAACCGCTGTCGTCGAAGAATCGAAGGCTGAAAAAAGAACCGAGAAAGAAGAGAAAACTGAAAAAGCTGAGGAAAAGATTGAAAGAAAAAAGGTTATTTCGCAAACAGTCAGGGTAGATATAGAGAAACTGGACAATTTGATGGACTTGATGGGAGAACTGGTCATCGCAAGAAGCAGAATACTGGAAACCCTCAAGAAATACAACATAAAAGAACTGGATGAGAGTCTGTCTCAGCTCAGCAGAATCACCTTGGACCTTCAAAACGTCGTGATGAAGATCAGAATGGTTCCCATCTCCTTCGTTTTCAACAGATTCCCTCGAATGGTGAGAGACCTCGCCAAGAAGATGAACAAAGAAGTGAATTTCATCATGAGAGGAGAAGACACAGAGCTCGACAGAACGTTCGTTGAAGAGATAGGCGAACCGCTGCTCCATCTCTTGAGAAACGCCATCGACCACGGTATAGAGCCCAAGGAAGAGCGAATAGCCAAAGGAAAACCCCCTGTTGGAACTCTCATTCTTTCGGCACGTCACGAGGGAAACAACGTGGTAATAGAAGTCGAAGACGACGGAAGGGGTATAGACAAAGAAAAGATCATCAGAAAAGCCATAGAAAAGGGACTCATAGATGAATCAAAGGCCGCTACCCTTTCTGATCAGGAGATTCTGAACTTCTTGTTCGTCCCGGGATTCTCCACAAAAGAGAAAGTCTCAGAAGTGTCCGGAAGAGGAGTGGGAATGGACGTTGTAAAGAATGTTGTGGAATCTCTGAATGGAAGTATAAGCATAGAAAGCGAGAAAGACAAAGGAACAAAAGTCACGATAAGATTACCGCTCACTCTGGCCATCATTCAGGCGCTCCTCGTCAAAGTCAACAATCTCGTCTACGCGATTCCGATAGCGAACATAGACACGATACTCAGTATTTCGAAGAAAGATATCCAGAGAATCCAGGACAGAGATGTGATCGTTATAAGAGGAGAAGTAGTCCCTGTTTACCGCCTGTGGGAAGTGCTTCAAATAGAGCACACAAAGGAACTGAAGGAGATGGAAGCGGTTATTGTGAGGGTAGGAAACAGAAAATACGGTATTGTTGTGGATGAACTTCTCGGTCAAGACGATATCGTGATAAAATCTCTTGGAAAGGTGTTCTCTGAGGTGAAGGAATTCAGCGGAGCAGCTATCCTCGGTGATGGTAGTATAGCGCTGATAATCAACGTCTCCGGCATTGTATAACGGGGGTGAAAACATTGGCGGATGCTTTGAAAGAGTTCGAAGTTCTATCTTTCGAAATAGATGAACAGGCACTGGCTTTTGATGTCGACAACATAGAAATGGTGATTGAGAAATCCGATATAACACCTGTGCCAAAATCAAGACACTTCGTAGAGGGTGTGATCAATCTAAGAGGAAGAATCATTCCTGTGGTGAACCTTGCGAAGATTCTGGGTATTTCATTCGACGAGCAAAAGATGAAGAGTATAATTGTCGCCAGAACGAAGGATGTAGAAGTGGGATTTCTTGTTGATAGAGTCCTGGGAGTCCTGAGAATAACCGAGAATCAGCTCGATTTGACAAATGTGTCCGATAAATTCGGTAAAAAATCAAAGGGTCTTGTAAAAACCGACGGAAGGCTCATCATCTATCTGGATATCGACAAGATAATCGAAGAAATAACCGTTAAGGAGGGTGTGTAAAAGATGGGAAAGAGAGTTTTGATAGTCGATGATGCAGCGTTCATGAGGATGATGTTGAAAGATATCATCACAAAAGCGGGATACGAAGTTGCAGGGGAAGCAACAAACGGTCGTGAAGCCGTTGAAAAATACAAGGAACTCAAACCGGACATCGTCACGATGGACATCACCATGCCGGAGATGAACGGTATCGATGCGATCAAAGAGATCATGAAGATCGACCCCAACGCAAAGATCATCGTCTGCAGTGCCATGGGACAGCAGGCAATGGTCATAGAAGCTATAAAAGCTGGAGCGAAAGACTTCATTGTGAAACCCTTCCAGCCTTCCAGGGTGGTAGAGGCTCTCAACAAGGTTTCGAAGTGAAATCCCATGAGTGGGATT
This window encodes:
- a CDS encoding competence/damage-inducible protein A, which encodes MKKAAIITIGSELLEGLILNKNAQFLCQELKNLGYRVVKVSTVGDDLISISEEVKTLLLKVDLLILTGGLGPTQDDLTRDAVAKVLNRSLKLNEELLSKIKEKIKKYHSEIPQNIERQALVIDGAEVLDNPVGSAPGQLLTVDGKIVILLPGPPRELIPMFNALKDRLRTPDALYQVVLKYYSIPEAVLEDLLKDILYSQNIVEVATMADHVEGVRLRLTTHMKNKEYLDEMVKKILDKTGEHLYGVNDEKMEEVVVRLLKDRKKTLAVAESCTGGMLSSLVVNVPGASEVFAGGVVAYSNDLKKHILGVREDTLRKHGAVSKECVQEMTEGLKKLTGADICVSISGIAGPSGGTPEKPVGTVFIDIFEHEHITMRYNFTGDRNTIRTRSAMMALENLRKYLKGREKV
- the cheA gene encoding chemotaxis protein CheA, with the protein product MMEEYLGVFVDETKEYLQNLNDTLLELEKNPEDMELINEAFRDLHTLKGMAGTMGFSSMAKLCHTLENILDKARNGEIKITSDLLDKIFAGVDMITRMVDKIVSEGSDDIGENIDVFSDTIKSFVSSGKKEASEIESETETKGEEEHKGESTSNEEAMVLPEEVVHVLQEARNKGFKTFYIKVILKEGTQLKSARIYLVFHKLEELKCEVVRTVPSVEEIEEEKFENEVELFVISPVDLEKLSEALSSIADIEKVIIKEVTAVVEESKAEKRTEKEEKTEKAEEKIERKKVISQTVRVDIEKLDNLMDLMGELVIARSRILETLKKYNIKELDESLSQLSRITLDLQNVVMKIRMVPISFVFNRFPRMVRDLAKKMNKEVNFIMRGEDTELDRTFVEEIGEPLLHLLRNAIDHGIEPKEERIAKGKPPVGTLILSARHEGNNVVIEVEDDGRGIDKEKIIRKAIEKGLIDESKAATLSDQEILNFLFVPGFSTKEKVSEVSGRGVGMDVVKNVVESLNGSISIESEKDKGTKVTIRLPLTLAIIQALLVKVNNLVYAIPIANIDTILSISKKDIQRIQDRDVIVIRGEVVPVYRLWEVLQIEHTKELKEMEAVIVRVGNRKYGIVVDELLGQDDIVIKSLGKVFSEVKEFSGAAILGDGSIALIINVSGIV
- the cheW gene encoding chemotaxis protein CheW, which codes for MKTLADALKEFEVLSFEIDEQALAFDVDNIEMVIEKSDITPVPKSRHFVEGVINLRGRIIPVVNLAKILGISFDEQKMKSIIVARTKDVEVGFLVDRVLGVLRITENQLDLTNVSDKFGKKSKGLVKTDGRLIIYLDIDKIIEEITVKEGV
- the cheY gene encoding chemotaxis protein CheY, which translates into the protein MGKRVLIVDDAAFMRMMLKDIITKAGYEVAGEATNGREAVEKYKELKPDIVTMDITMPEMNGIDAIKEIMKIDPNAKIIVCSAMGQQAMVIEAIKAGAKDFIVKPFQPSRVVEALNKVSK